The Rhineura floridana isolate rRhiFlo1 chromosome 10, rRhiFlo1.hap2, whole genome shotgun sequence genome includes a region encoding these proteins:
- the DCLK3 gene encoding serine/threonine-protein kinase DCLK3 isoform X2, with amino-acid sequence MPAAAPPLPLHPAAGLGGSCGCPSSSHPEPRGFYDHSLNCISSNITERRLQGTCPPIGRGSFGKPFFGTNCFSSPFINSRTGFHTIHSENSPVKPRIVTVIKPCGHTVRKITLLLNRRSVQTFEQLIADISEALGFPRWKNDRVRKLYNLKGREIRSVSDFFREGDAFIAMGKEQLTLKNLEVAIQELYPENPYASFTGTTQNWEQPQKPKNRFYEKSSKLENSLEPIAAKNCMDAIPPKLINRHEVKAQTKVRQEERVRTKKRWVRDDWNGELDVKPSRKARETEKYFNQEKCLESEAEHSLEIIVRCEKCQRERELRQKLQKERQTDFPFESRDLNLRTCQRYNTERPAKLRNCRKLSESSVEQGKITWNDAGCQSIHTTSLSRANKVSEKQKRSNDREETMERHEKHCEELEKIKIKPIESQRTIVGDAYELKKESRKCSRMNQSCWLIKGSQADAEKIPKIQGHREEVRKSKENAAGGEDKVGYGESKLTRHEREEEPKANKEVNKTCRANDVKLRHDVSSRADVEKCYEIGRTIGDGNFAVVMECHHRSTDQNYAMKIIDKSKLKGKEDMLENEILIIKSLSHPNIVSLIEVFETDAEIYLILEYVPGGDLFDAIIESVKFTECDAAVMIMDLCEALVYIHSKNIVHRDLKPENLLVQRNPDKTTTLKLADFGLAKQVTKPIFTVCGTPTYVAPEILAENGYGLEVDMWATGVILYILLCGFPPFRSHERDQEELFRIIQVGHYEFLSPYWDNISAAAKDLISRLLVVDPQKRYTAQQVLQHLWIHTAGKNSSRNLQREVTINLERHFLSQRKGEATNKDS; translated from the exons AACCTCGAGGATTTTATGATCACTCTTTAAACTGTATAAGCTCAAATATAACAGAGAGAAGACTACAAGGTACTTGTCCACCAATTGGCCGTGGAAGTTTTGGGAAGCCATTCTTCGGTACAAACTGCTTCAGTTCCCCATTTATAAATTCCAGGACTGGTTTCCATACAATTCATTCTGAGAATAGCCCAGTAAAGCCAAGGATTGTCACTGTAATAAAACCTTGTGGACACACTGTCAGGAAGATAACATTGCTCCTAAATCGGAGGTCTGTTCAAACATTTGAACAGCTGATTGCTGACATATCGGAAGCCCTGGGATTTCCACGCTGGAAGAATGACCGTGTGAGAAAACTATATAATTTGAAGGGAAGGGAAATCAGAAGTGTTTCTGACTTCTTTAGAGAAGGTGATGCATTTATAGCTATGGGAAAAGAACAGCTAACTCTGAAGAACCTTGAAGTGGCAATCCAAGAACTTTATCCTGAAAACCCCTATGCTTCTTTTACTGGAACTACACAAAACTGGGAACAACCCCAGAAACCCAAAAACAGGTTCTATGAAAAATCTTCCAAATTGGAGAACAGTCTTGAGCCCATAGCTGCCAAGAACTGTATGGATGCCATACCACCTAAGCTAATTAATAGGCATGAAGTAAAAGCTCAAACGAAGGTCAGGCAAGAGGAGAGGGTGAGGACCAAAAAGAGATGGGTCAGAGACGACTGGAATGGAGAGCTAGATGTGAAGCCTTCTAGAAAAGCCAGAGAAACTGAGAAATATTTTAATCAAGAGAAATGTCTTGAAAGTGAAGCAGAACACAGTTTAGAGATAATTGTCAGATGTGAGAAGTGCCAAAGAGAAAGAGAGCTCAGGCAAAAACTGCAGAAGGAACGACAAACTGATTTTCCATTTGAGAGCAGAGACTTGAATCTGAGAACGTGTCAGAGATACAATACAGAAAGGCCTGCAAAATTGAGAAATTGCAGAAAATTGTCAGAAAGCTCAGTGGAACAAGGCAAAATTACATGGAATGATGCTGGTTGTCAAAGTATCCATACAACCTCTCTTAGCCGTGCTAATAAAGTCTCAGAGAAGCAAAAAAGGAGCAATGACAGAGAGGAAACCATGGAAAGACATGAGAAGCACTGTGAAGAATTAGAAAAAATAAAGATAAAGCCCATAGAAAGTCAGCGTACCATAGTAGGAGATGCCTATGAACTAAAAAAGGAATCTAGAAAATGTTCTAGAATGAATCAAAGCTGTTGGTTGATCAAGGGTTCCCAGGCGGATGCAGAAAAAATACCAAAAATTCAGGGGCATAGGGAAGAGGTACGGAAATCAAAAGAGAATGCTGCTGGAGGAGAAGACAAAGTAGGGTATGGTGAGAGCAAACTGACTAGACATGAAAGGGAGGAAGAACCTAAAGCCAACAAAGAGGTTAATAAGACATGTAGGGCCAATGATGTGAAGCTGAGACATGATGTTTCAAGCAGAGCAGATGTGGAGAAGTGCTATGAGATTGGCAGAACCATTGGAGATGGGAATTTTGCTGTTGTGATGGAGTGTCACCACCGCAGCACTGATCAGAATTATGCTATGAAAATCATTGATAAGTCTAAGCTGAAAGGAAAGGAAGACATGCTAGAGAATGAAATCTTGATAATCAAGAGCCTTTCTCACCCCAACATTGTCAGTCTGATTGAAGTATttgaaactgatgcagaaatatatCTAATCTTGGAGTACGTACCCGGCGGTGACCTGTTTGATGCCATAATAGAGAGCGTGAAATTCACAGAATGTGATGCTGCTGTCATGATAATGGATCTGTGTGAAGCCCTTGTTTATATTCACAGCAAGAACATTGTCCACAGAGATCTTAAGCCAGAAAACCTTCTG GTTCAACGTAATCCAGATAAAACTACTACATTGAAACTAGCAGATTTTGGCCTTGCAAAGCAGGTCACAAAACCCATATTCACTGTGTGTGGAACTCCAACTTACGTTGCCCCTGAAATACTTGCTGAGAATG GCTATGGACTAGAAGTGGACATGTGGGCTACTGGTGTTATACTCTATATTTTGCTTTGTGGCTTCCCCCCCTTCCGAAGTCATGAAAGAGATCAAGAGGAGCTGTTTCGAATCATACAAGTTGGGCATTATGAATTTCTGTCACCATACTGGGACAATATTTCAGCTG CTGCAAAAGACCTGATAAGCAGACTCCTTGTGGTTGATCCCCAAAAGCGTTACACTGCTCAGCAAGTTCTTCAGCATCTGTGGATCCACACCGCTGGAAAaaatagcagcagaaacctgCAAAGGGAGGTGACAATCAACCTTGAGCGCCACTTTCTGAGCCAGCGCAAGGGTGAAGCTACCAACAAAGATTCATGA
- the DCLK3 gene encoding serine/threonine-protein kinase DCLK3 isoform X1, with the protein MEWRGKGAGVQGGSSRMDMKNDGEPRGFYDHSLNCISSNITERRLQGTCPPIGRGSFGKPFFGTNCFSSPFINSRTGFHTIHSENSPVKPRIVTVIKPCGHTVRKITLLLNRRSVQTFEQLIADISEALGFPRWKNDRVRKLYNLKGREIRSVSDFFREGDAFIAMGKEQLTLKNLEVAIQELYPENPYASFTGTTQNWEQPQKPKNRFYEKSSKLENSLEPIAAKNCMDAIPPKLINRHEVKAQTKVRQEERVRTKKRWVRDDWNGELDVKPSRKARETEKYFNQEKCLESEAEHSLEIIVRCEKCQRERELRQKLQKERQTDFPFESRDLNLRTCQRYNTERPAKLRNCRKLSESSVEQGKITWNDAGCQSIHTTSLSRANKVSEKQKRSNDREETMERHEKHCEELEKIKIKPIESQRTIVGDAYELKKESRKCSRMNQSCWLIKGSQADAEKIPKIQGHREEVRKSKENAAGGEDKVGYGESKLTRHEREEEPKANKEVNKTCRANDVKLRHDVSSRADVEKCYEIGRTIGDGNFAVVMECHHRSTDQNYAMKIIDKSKLKGKEDMLENEILIIKSLSHPNIVSLIEVFETDAEIYLILEYVPGGDLFDAIIESVKFTECDAAVMIMDLCEALVYIHSKNIVHRDLKPENLLVQRNPDKTTTLKLADFGLAKQVTKPIFTVCGTPTYVAPEILAENGYGLEVDMWATGVILYILLCGFPPFRSHERDQEELFRIIQVGHYEFLSPYWDNISAAAKDLISRLLVVDPQKRYTAQQVLQHLWIHTAGKNSSRNLQREVTINLERHFLSQRKGEATNKDS; encoded by the exons AACCTCGAGGATTTTATGATCACTCTTTAAACTGTATAAGCTCAAATATAACAGAGAGAAGACTACAAGGTACTTGTCCACCAATTGGCCGTGGAAGTTTTGGGAAGCCATTCTTCGGTACAAACTGCTTCAGTTCCCCATTTATAAATTCCAGGACTGGTTTCCATACAATTCATTCTGAGAATAGCCCAGTAAAGCCAAGGATTGTCACTGTAATAAAACCTTGTGGACACACTGTCAGGAAGATAACATTGCTCCTAAATCGGAGGTCTGTTCAAACATTTGAACAGCTGATTGCTGACATATCGGAAGCCCTGGGATTTCCACGCTGGAAGAATGACCGTGTGAGAAAACTATATAATTTGAAGGGAAGGGAAATCAGAAGTGTTTCTGACTTCTTTAGAGAAGGTGATGCATTTATAGCTATGGGAAAAGAACAGCTAACTCTGAAGAACCTTGAAGTGGCAATCCAAGAACTTTATCCTGAAAACCCCTATGCTTCTTTTACTGGAACTACACAAAACTGGGAACAACCCCAGAAACCCAAAAACAGGTTCTATGAAAAATCTTCCAAATTGGAGAACAGTCTTGAGCCCATAGCTGCCAAGAACTGTATGGATGCCATACCACCTAAGCTAATTAATAGGCATGAAGTAAAAGCTCAAACGAAGGTCAGGCAAGAGGAGAGGGTGAGGACCAAAAAGAGATGGGTCAGAGACGACTGGAATGGAGAGCTAGATGTGAAGCCTTCTAGAAAAGCCAGAGAAACTGAGAAATATTTTAATCAAGAGAAATGTCTTGAAAGTGAAGCAGAACACAGTTTAGAGATAATTGTCAGATGTGAGAAGTGCCAAAGAGAAAGAGAGCTCAGGCAAAAACTGCAGAAGGAACGACAAACTGATTTTCCATTTGAGAGCAGAGACTTGAATCTGAGAACGTGTCAGAGATACAATACAGAAAGGCCTGCAAAATTGAGAAATTGCAGAAAATTGTCAGAAAGCTCAGTGGAACAAGGCAAAATTACATGGAATGATGCTGGTTGTCAAAGTATCCATACAACCTCTCTTAGCCGTGCTAATAAAGTCTCAGAGAAGCAAAAAAGGAGCAATGACAGAGAGGAAACCATGGAAAGACATGAGAAGCACTGTGAAGAATTAGAAAAAATAAAGATAAAGCCCATAGAAAGTCAGCGTACCATAGTAGGAGATGCCTATGAACTAAAAAAGGAATCTAGAAAATGTTCTAGAATGAATCAAAGCTGTTGGTTGATCAAGGGTTCCCAGGCGGATGCAGAAAAAATACCAAAAATTCAGGGGCATAGGGAAGAGGTACGGAAATCAAAAGAGAATGCTGCTGGAGGAGAAGACAAAGTAGGGTATGGTGAGAGCAAACTGACTAGACATGAAAGGGAGGAAGAACCTAAAGCCAACAAAGAGGTTAATAAGACATGTAGGGCCAATGATGTGAAGCTGAGACATGATGTTTCAAGCAGAGCAGATGTGGAGAAGTGCTATGAGATTGGCAGAACCATTGGAGATGGGAATTTTGCTGTTGTGATGGAGTGTCACCACCGCAGCACTGATCAGAATTATGCTATGAAAATCATTGATAAGTCTAAGCTGAAAGGAAAGGAAGACATGCTAGAGAATGAAATCTTGATAATCAAGAGCCTTTCTCACCCCAACATTGTCAGTCTGATTGAAGTATttgaaactgatgcagaaatatatCTAATCTTGGAGTACGTACCCGGCGGTGACCTGTTTGATGCCATAATAGAGAGCGTGAAATTCACAGAATGTGATGCTGCTGTCATGATAATGGATCTGTGTGAAGCCCTTGTTTATATTCACAGCAAGAACATTGTCCACAGAGATCTTAAGCCAGAAAACCTTCTG GTTCAACGTAATCCAGATAAAACTACTACATTGAAACTAGCAGATTTTGGCCTTGCAAAGCAGGTCACAAAACCCATATTCACTGTGTGTGGAACTCCAACTTACGTTGCCCCTGAAATACTTGCTGAGAATG GCTATGGACTAGAAGTGGACATGTGGGCTACTGGTGTTATACTCTATATTTTGCTTTGTGGCTTCCCCCCCTTCCGAAGTCATGAAAGAGATCAAGAGGAGCTGTTTCGAATCATACAAGTTGGGCATTATGAATTTCTGTCACCATACTGGGACAATATTTCAGCTG CTGCAAAAGACCTGATAAGCAGACTCCTTGTGGTTGATCCCCAAAAGCGTTACACTGCTCAGCAAGTTCTTCAGCATCTGTGGATCCACACCGCTGGAAAaaatagcagcagaaacctgCAAAGGGAGGTGACAATCAACCTTGAGCGCCACTTTCTGAGCCAGCGCAAGGGTGAAGCTACCAACAAAGATTCATGA